GTAAAATTGCCCAAAGACTGGGTAGAGTTATTCCACGTTTCCTGGACTTGTGAACTCACACCGCGTTGGGGACTGGAACTAGAGACAGCAGCTTCTAGCTTTAGGGTAATAGTTGAGTAGGCGATTTGATTTTGTAAGTTTTTTAATTGAGCATAAATCTGCTCTATAGATTGTCTTACATTGCTGAGTTCTTGGGCAACACTTAGTATATCTCTGACCGAACCTGCCCGATCCATAATTTTTTGTAAATTCGCCTCAGTTTTACGTAGGTTGGTTAACCTAGCTTGAAAATCCACCAATTGGCTACCAACATCTTCTGCTGTGATATTACGGTTTTCTACTGTACCTAATTTAGCCAATTCTTCTAAAGTTGATTCCAGTAAATTCTGTGGTACTCTTAGCTGGATTGAGGCAGTATGACGAGAGTCTTCTTTTGTAGGTTGCTGTTCATTTAAACCTATTAAGTCTCCCTGTTGGCGATTGATAATTTGTGTAACAGTTTCAATACTTTTATCTACCGAATTGACAATCACTGTCATTGCCGCTTTTTTAATAAGTTGCGGACGAGAACGGGGAACTTGTGCAGCTTGGACTTTCTGTCCTACATTATCAGCAGCCCCAGGTGCGGGTGCAGGTACAGGTGCTAACGCTTGACTTTCAGGTGGAGGAGCAGAACCACAACTGGTGAAAATCACTCCCCCTACTAACACACTCAGCAATAAACCAGACTTATGTATTAATTTACCAGCATTTTGCATAATCCAACCCCAGATACTTGGAATTAACTACAAGTATTGCTGAGGCAAATCCTAAACCTGAGATTGTTGCATTTTATGTAACGTCTAGTTTGGTTGACTGTTGACCAATGACAAGTGACCAATCCCACCCAATATGTACTAAAATCAATGACTTGAGTCACTAAGAGAGCAATCATGGCATCCATCCGCGAGTTGCACGAACAGCTAGTTAAAAAAGAACGTTCTGCCGTTGAAATTACCCAAGAAACTTTAGACCGTATTCAAAATCTAGAGCCGAAACTACATAGTTTCTTACATATAACGGCACAGCAGGCGTTAGAACAGGCTCGTGCTGTGGATACCAAAATTGCCGCAGGTGAGGAAATTGGGCTTTTGGCGGGGATTCCTATCGGCGTTAAGGATAATATGTGTACTAAGGGTATCCCTACTACCTGCGCCTCGAAGATGTTGGAAAATTTTGTGCCGCCTTACGAGTCTACTGTGACACAAAAGCTACTGGATACAGGGGCGGTAGTGGTTGGGAAAACCAATCTAGATGAGTTTGCGATGGGTGGTTCTACGGAAAATTCTGCCTATTACAATACGGCGAATCCTTGGGATCTATCAAGAGTTCCTGGCGGTTCTTCTGGAGGTTCAGCTGCGGCTGTGGCGGCGGAAGAATGTGTGGTGTCACTGGGTTCTGACACTGGTGGTTCCATCCGTCAACCAGCTTCTTATTGTGGTGTGGTAGGGCTAAAACCAACCTATGGTCTAGTTTCGCGTTATGGTTTGGTAGCTTTTGCTTCATCTTTAGATCAAATTGGCCCCTTTGCTCGTTC
Above is a genomic segment from Nostoc sp. MS1 containing:
- a CDS encoding DUF4349 domain-containing protein, producing the protein MQNAGKLIHKSGLLLSVLVGGVIFTSCGSAPPPESQALAPVPAPAPGAADNVGQKVQAAQVPRSRPQLIKKAAMTVIVNSVDKSIETVTQIINRQQGDLIGLNEQQPTKEDSRHTASIQLRVPQNLLESTLEELAKLGTVENRNITAEDVGSQLVDFQARLTNLRKTEANLQKIMDRAGSVRDILSVAQELSNVRQSIEQIYAQLKNLQNQIAYSTITLKLEAAVSSSSPQRGVSSQVQETWNNSTQSLGNFTVGLLKLGIWLMVYSPYLLILAGGGYTFYRWRRNRVISH